GTCGCCGACGCGAATGGCGATCGCGTGCCGGATTTTTCGACGGCCGGCTATGCGGGTGGCGGCGTGGCGCTGCCGCTGGTGCCGGCGGCGATTGTGGTGGCGCCGGCGGCGGGCGATGCGACTGCGCGCATTCAGGCGGCGTTGGACTTCGTCGCGGACCGGCCGGCCGATGCGCAAGGTTTTCGCGGCGCGGTGCAACTGCTGCCGGGCCGCTACGAATTGGCCGGGCGGCTCCGGATCCAAGCGAGCGGCGTCGTGCTGCGCGGCGCGGGTGAAAAGACCGTGCTGGTTGCGGCCGGAACCGAGCGCGGCGCACTGATCGCGGCGCGCGGCGTGGCGAAGGAAGATTTTGGCTCGGCGCGGGCGGTCACGGACGCGCGCGTGCCGGTCGGCGCGACGCGGCTGACGCTCAGCGACGCGAGCGGTCTGGGCGTGGGCGAGACGGTTGCGATCACGCGGCCGACGACGAAGGAGTGGTCGCACGAACTCGGCATGGATGTGGCACCGGGGCGGCAGCAATTCGCGTGGAAGCCGGCGGCGATGACGCTGCGGTGGACGCGCACGATCGCAGCGATCGAGGGCAATGTCGTCACGCTCGATGCGCCGCTCACGACGGCGCTCGAGGCGAAGTTCGGCGGCGGCAAGCTGGCGGCGATCAAGGCGAGCGGCCGGTTGCGCCATGTCGGCGTGGAGAATTTGCGCTGCGAGTCGGTCTACGATGCGGCGAATCCGCTCGACGAGCAGCACGCGTGGGAAGCGGTGTTCTTCGAGCACGTCGAGGACGGCTGGGTGGCGGAGATCACGGCGGCGCATTTTGCGGGCACGGTCTTCAATGTCGGTGCGGGCTGCCGGCGGGTGACGGTGCAGGACTGCGCGTCGGTCGCGCCAGTTTCGGAGCTCGGCGGCTATCGTCGGCACACTTTCCACACGAGCGGCGAGCAGACGCTGTTCCTACGTTGCCGCGCGGAGGACGGGCGCAACGACTTCACGGTCGGTTATCTGACCGGCGGGCCGAATGTGTTTCTCGAGTGCCGCGCCGAGCGCAGCACGGGTTTCAGCGGCTCGGTGGGCAGCTGGGCGTCGGGCCTCCTGTTCGACAACGTCACGCTCGATGGCGGCACGCTGGAATTGAACAACCGCGAGACATGGAACCAGGGCGTCGGTTGGGCCGCGGCGAATTCGATGCTGTGGCAGTGCTCCGCGCCGGTCGTGATCTGCCGTCAGCCGCCGACCGCGCAGAACTGGGCCGACGGCGTGTGGGGGCAATTCGTGGGCGACGGTTACTGGAGTGAGGTTAACGAGTTCATTAAACCCGAGAGCCTGTATCGCGCGCAACTTGCCGCCCGAAGTGGCACCGCCGCACTTGATGCGTTGCTGCCGCGGCGCCACACGATCGACAATGCGCCGCATATCGAGGGGGCGGTCACTGATCTTGCCGCGCGCATTGCGCCGAAACCGCGCGCGCCGGGCAAGCCGCTGGCGCTCGCGAACGGCGTGCTCACGGTCGGCGGCGCGCGGCTGAGCGGACGCGAGGAGGACATCTCGTGGTGGCGCGGATATCTCTATGCCGGCGCCGAGCCGACGAAGCCGGCGATCACGCGTTTCGCGCCGGGCATGCATGGCGCGTTCCTTACCGACGATCTCGACCAGTTGACCGATGCGATGGTGGCGCAGAAGCAGGTCGTGCTGCGGCATCACTACGGATTGTGGTATGAGCGACGCCGGATGGACCACGAACGTATGCGCCGGCCGGACGGCGACGTGTGGCCGCCGTTCTTCGAGCAACCGTTCGCGCGCAGCGGGCAGGGGCGCGCGTGGGACGGGCTCAGCCGCTACGATCTCACGAAATACAACGCTTGGTATTTCGCGCGCCTGCGGGAGTTCGCCGCGCTCGCGCGCCAGAAGGGGCTCGTGCTCGTGAACGAGATGTATTTTCAGCACAACATCATCGAGGCGGGCGCGCATTGGGTGGATTCGCCGTGGCGTCCGACAAACAACGTCAACGGCACGCGCTTCACCGAGCCGCCGCCGTTCGATGGCGACACGGTGAAGATGGCCGCAGAGTTCTACGACTTGTCCGACCCGGCGTATCGCGCGCTGCACCGCGCCTACATCCGGCAATGTCTCGCCAATCTCGCGGACGAGCCGAACGTCATCCACACGCTCAGCGCGGAGAACAGCGGGCCGCTGTCCTTCATGCAGTTCTGGCTCGATGTCGTGGCCGAGTGGGAGGCCGAGACGGGGCGACACCCGCTCATCGCACTCAGCGCGTGCAAGGACGTGCAGGATGCGATCCTCGCGGAGGCGAAGCGCGCGGCGGTCGTCGACGTGATCGATCTCACCTACTGGTTCCGCACGGCGAAGGGCGACGAATTCGCGCCGCACGGCGGCACGGACCTCGCGCCGCGGCAGCATCTGCGCCTGTGGAAAAGCGGACGTCCGAGCGCCGCCTCGATCGCCGCGATGGCCGCCGAGTATCGCACCAAGTTCCCTGGCAAGGCGATCCTCACGGGTTTGCCCGAGGCCGGCGACGTGCAGCCCTGATCCCATTTCCCCATGAAACTGACTCGTTCGTTCGCTCTAGCGTTCGCCCTTCTGCTGGCTGTCGCGCGGCCCTCGTTTGCGGCTGCGCCCGCCACCGTCGAGAAATGGGGTGTGTTCGAGCTCGAGCTGAAAGGCCCCGATGAGGCAAATCCCTTCGTCGATGTGCGCGTCAGCGCGGTGTTCACGAACGGCGCGACGACGCTCGAAGTGCCTGGCTTCTACGACGGCGACGGCGTCTACAAGGTGCGCTTCATGCCGGGCGCGGTTGGCGAGTGGCGCTACGAAACGAAGAGCAATCGCTGGCCGCTGACCGGCAAGCTCGGCGTGTTCACCGCGACGGCGCCGGCGAAGGGCAACCATGGCCCGGTGCGCGTGGTCCACACGTTCCATTTCGCCTACGCGGACGGGACGCCGTTCAAGCAGATCGGCACCACGATCTACAACTGGACCGACACGCCCGAGGCGGTGCAGGAAGAAACGCTGCGCACGCTGGCGGCCGCGCCGTTCAACAAGGCCCGCATGCTGCTCACGCCGCAGCCGAATCCGTTTCAGGGCAAGTTCGCGCCGCCGCGCTGGCCGTTCGCCGGCACGCCGCCGCACGGCTGGGACTACGCGCGGTTCAACCCGGACTATTTCCGCCACTTCGAAATGCGGATCGCGCAGCTGCGCGACCTCGGCGTGGAGGCGGACGTGATTCTCTTCAACCCGTATGGCAAATGGGGCTTCGAGACGATGGACGCCGCCGCGGACGAGCGCTTCGTGCGCTACGTCGTCGCGCGCTTCGGCGCGTTCCGCAACGTCTGGTGGTCGCTCGCGAACGAATACGATTTCCTCCGCACGAAGAC
This window of the Candidatus Didemnitutus sp. genome carries:
- a CDS encoding DUF5060 domain-containing protein, with protein sequence MKLTRSFALAFALLLAVARPSFAAAPATVEKWGVFELELKGPDEANPFVDVRVSAVFTNGATTLEVPGFYDGDGVYKVRFMPGAVGEWRYETKSNRWPLTGKLGVFTATAPAKGNHGPVRVVHTFHFAYADGTPFKQIGTTIYNWTDTPEAVQEETLRTLAAAPFNKARMLLTPQPNPFQGKFAPPRWPFAGTPPHGWDYARFNPDYFRHFEMRIAQLRDLGVEADVILFNPYGKWGFETMDAAADERFVRYVVARFGAFRNVWWSLANEYDFLRTKTEADWDRLGALVQACDPYGHLRSIHNGAALYDNNKAWVTHASIQNGAAVEEPGRAEMYRGVWRKPVVYDEVKYEGRSPYRWGQLSGEEMVHRFWCGTVAGTYVGHGDYFLENEDTWTSFGGVLKGQSAPRLAFLRKILEEGPAQGIDPIDKWQDPNTGGVPATYYLTYFGRAQPTEWEFKLYKNGVADGQRYVVEVIDTWAMTITPVPGEFVTRKLDNYHFVDAQGRKVPLPGKPGMAVRVRRIGADGQPVKLELLLEGS